Part of the Leifsonia sp. Root112D2 genome is shown below.
CACCGGAGAGCGCGAGGAGCTCGAGAGTGCCAACGAAGCCTTTGATATACGTGGGCAGGCTATCGATGACGGCGTCCATGCATCAACTCCTTCGTGCGTTCGTAGCTTGTGCAGTGCTCGGGGTACCGACCGGCATCGACCAGTCAGTACCCCGAATACTCAGCGAAAATGCTTAGTAGCGATCGACCTTCGGCGGTTCCGGCGTCTTCAGTACCTTGCCGGCAGTGCTTTCCCATGCCTTCGCCCAGGCGCCGTCCTTGTACGACTTCTCGAGCACGTCGTTGATGAAGGTACGGAACTCGGTGTCATCCTTCTTCAGCCCGATGCCATACGGCTCCGACGTGAACGGCTTGTCGAGCACCTCGAACTCGCCCTCATTCTGAGAAGCAAGTCCGGCGAGAATCACGTTGTCCGTGGTCACCGCGACGACCTTGCCGTTACGCAGCGGTTCAAGGCAATTCGAATAGGTATCTGTCGTGATGATTTTGTCGGTATATGCCTTGATGTTCTCAAGTGACGTGGACCCAGAGACCGTGCACACGGACTTTCCCTTGACGTCGTCGACACTCTGAATCTTTTCTGGGTTGCCTTTCAGCACCAGCAGATCCTGGCCCGCCGTGTAGTACGGGCCTGCAAAGGAGATGACCTTCTTGCGCTCGTCATTGATGGTGTACGTGGCAACGACGATGTCGACCTGCCCGTTCTCAATGAAGGGCTCACGGTTTTTAGACACCGTCTCGACCCACTTGATCTTGTCCGCGGAAATACCGAGATTCGAGGCAATGAGCTTGCCGATCTCCACGTCGAAACCGACAGGAGTGCCGTCAGGTCCTTGCAACCCGAACAACGGCTGATCGAACTTCGTGCCGATGGTGATCGATCCCTTCTGCTGCAGTTTCGCCATGGTTGTTCCTGCGGCGAATTCGGATGCCTTCGGCTTGCTCCCGGTCGTGTCGCCACCACCGGATCCCCCCGCGCATGCGGCCAAAGCGACGATGCTCGCGGCCGCCAGTGCGGAAACCAGTAGACCTTTTTTGAGTCTCATTCTGTTCTCCTTGCTGTATTTGCTGTGTTTCTCTCCCACAGTCAGTGGGTGAGTATTTTCGAGAGGAAGTCTTTCGCTCTCGGGGTCTGCGGGTTAGCGAAGAAGACCTCGGGGGTCGCCTCTTCCACGATTTCGCCGTCCGCCATGAACAGCACACGATCGGCGGCCTTGCGCGCAAAACCCATTTCGTGCGTGACAACCACCATCGTCATGCCGTCGTGTGCGAGTCCAACCATGACGTCGAGCACCTCGCTGATCATCTCGGGATCCAGGGCGGATGTCGGTTCATCCAAAAGGATCAGCTTCGGGTCCATCGCGAGCGCGCGGGCGATGGCAACACGCTGTTGCTGTCCGCCTGAAAGCTGGGAAGGCATCTTGCCTGCCTGATCGGCGACCCCGACGCGTTCCAGTAGCTGCATGCCGCGGGCCTTGGCGTCAGCGGCTGAACGGTGTCGCACCTTACGCGGGCCGAGCGTGACATTCTCGAGGATGGTCTTGTGGGCGAAGAGGTTGAAGGATTGGAAGACCATGCCGACATCCGCGCGAAGACGAGCGAGATCCGCACCTTCCTTGGGCATCACCGCCCCATCGATAGTGATGGTGCCGGAGTCGATCGTCTCGAGACGGTTGATCGCGCGACACAGGGTGGACTTGCCCGACCCGCTGGGCCCGATCACCACGACGACCTCACCGCGTGCCACCGTGGTGTTGATGTCTTTGAGCACATGCAACTCGCCGAAGTGTTTATTTACGTGGTCGATGATGACCAGTGGTTCGCCGACAGCGGTGGCGGCGGATTCAGCGTCCGCCGTGCGGGATGGATCCATTTCCATACCCAATCACACCCCCTTACCGAGGGTCAATTCCCCGGCCAGCTCGTCACCAATCCGTGACCATGCTCATGTGAGCACCGGGATCAGGTGCGTTGGGCGAATGCGCTTTCATACAGGCACACGGATGCCGCCGTCGCGAGATTCATCGACTCGGCGCTGCCGTAGATCGGCACGGTGATGGCCGCATCGGCCAACGCGAGGTCGTCATCGTCCAGCCCGCGAGCCTCGTTACCGAACAGCCAGGCCGTGGGCTTCGCCAGGCGCCCCGAGTTGCGCGCGACCAGGAGATCCTCCCCCTTGACGTCCGCGGCGAGCAGCTGCAGCCCTGCGGCTGCGGCACGCGCACGTACATCCGTCAGCGTCGCCCCCATCGCGATGGGAAGGTGGAAGATCGATCCGGTGGAGGAACGCACGACCTTAGGATTGTACAGGTCCACCGTGCGGCCGGTGAGAATCACGGCATCGGCACCGGCGGAATCCGCGGCCCGGATGATGGTGCCCGCGTTGCCAGGGTCACGCACCTCCTCGAGGATCGCGATGAGCTTCGGCTCGGCGCCGAAAATGTC
Proteins encoded:
- a CDS encoding amino acid ABC transporter ATP-binding protein, with product MDPSRTADAESAATAVGEPLVIIDHVNKHFGELHVLKDINTTVARGEVVVVIGPSGSGKSTLCRAINRLETIDSGTITIDGAVMPKEGADLARLRADVGMVFQSFNLFAHKTILENVTLGPRKVRHRSAADAKARGMQLLERVGVADQAGKMPSQLSGGQQQRVAIARALAMDPKLILLDEPTSALDPEMISEVLDVMVGLAHDGMTMVVVTHEMGFARKAADRVLFMADGEIVEEATPEVFFANPQTPRAKDFLSKILTH
- a CDS encoding TrmH family RNA methyltransferase, whose product is MLDNPRSPRVRAVAKLAKRGARSETGLFLLEGPQAVSEALTFRAELVVELYATPTALERYPDLAQAAVDAGVDVEFVTEHVLDTMADTVTPQGFVAVCHQFPTSVKDIFGAEPKLIAILEEVRDPGNAGTIIRAADSAGADAVILTGRTVDLYNPKVVRSSTGSIFHLPIAMGATLTDVRARAAAAGLQLLAADVKGEDLLVARNSGRLAKPTAWLFGNEARGLDDDDLALADAAITVPIYGSAESMNLATAASVCLYESAFAQRT
- a CDS encoding glutamate ABC transporter substrate-binding protein encodes the protein MRLKKGLLVSALAAASIVALAACAGGSGGGDTTGSKPKASEFAAGTTMAKLQQKGSITIGTKFDQPLFGLQGPDGTPVGFDVEIGKLIASNLGISADKIKWVETVSKNREPFIENGQVDIVVATYTINDERKKVISFAGPYYTAGQDLLVLKGNPEKIQSVDDVKGKSVCTVSGSTSLENIKAYTDKIITTDTYSNCLEPLRNGKVVAVTTDNVILAGLASQNEGEFEVLDKPFTSEPYGIGLKKDDTEFRTFINDVLEKSYKDGAWAKAWESTAGKVLKTPEPPKVDRY